Proteins from one Drosophila gunungcola strain Sukarami chromosome 2R unlocalized genomic scaffold, Dgunungcola_SK_2 000012F, whole genome shotgun sequence genomic window:
- the LOC128255875 gene encoding retinol dehydrogenase 12 → MSLFAFLRNRTVFWLSLTGTTTGLAFFVKDLMQGGQFTKETNETGKVVIVTGANTGIGKETAREIARRGGTVYMACRNIKKCEEAREEIVLETQNKYVYCRQCDLASQESIRHFVAAFKREQEHLHVLINNAGVMRCPRSLTSDGIELQLGVNHMGHFLLTNLLLDLLKKSAPSRIVNVSSLAHTRGEINTGDLNSDKSYDEGKAYSQSKLANVLFTRELAKRLEGTKVTANALHPGVVDTEIIRHMAFFNNFFAGLFVKPLFWPFVKTPRNGAQTTLYVALDPELEKVTGQYFSDCKLKEMSPAATDTQTAKWLWAVSEKWTRPTMIKVH, encoded by the exons ATGTCACTATTTGCGTTTTTAAGGAACCGCACCGTTTTCTGGCTAAGCCTCACCGGTACCACGACAGGATTGGCCTTCTTCGTCAA GGACCTTATGCAAGGCGGTCAGTTCACCAAAGAGACCAATGAAACCGGCAAAGTGGTAATCGTGACCGGCGCCAACACGGGAATCGGCAAGGAGACGGCCAGGGAGATTGCAAGGCGCGGTGGCACAGTCTATATGGCATGCAGGAACATCAAAAAATGTGAAGAG GCGCGCGAGGAAATCGTTCTGGAGACACAGAACAAATATGTGTACTGCCGCCAATGCGACCTGGCCTCCCAGGAATCCATCCGTCACTTTGTTGCTGC TTTTAAACGGGAACAGGAACACCTGCACGTACTCATAAACAACGCCGGTGTCATGCGCTGTCCCAGATCACTCACCTCAGATGGCATCGAACTGCAGCTGGGAGTGAACCACATGGGCCACTTCCTGCTCACCAACTTGCTTTTGGATCTACTGAAG AAATCCGCGCCCAGTCGGATCGTAAATGTCTCCAGTTTGGCGCACACTCGAGGAGAAATCAACACGGGCGATCTGAACAGTGACAAATCCTACGACGAAGGCAAGGCCTACAGTCAGAGTAAACTGGCCAATGTGCTCTTCACAAGGGAGTTGGCCAAAAGACTGGAGGGCACTAAGGTAACGGCAAATGCCCTGCATCCTGGTGTGGTGGACACAGAAATTATCAGACACATGGCCTTCTTCAATAACTTCTTTGCTGG GCTGTTTGTTAAGCCCTTGTTTTGGCCCTTCGTTAAGACTCCCAGGAACGGTGCTCAGACCACGTTGTATGTGGCTCTGGATCCCGAACTGGAAAAGGTGACTGGTCAATACTTCAGCGACTGCAAGCTGAAGGAAATGTCACCGGCTGCCACGGACACACAAACAGCCAAATGGCTCTGGGCTGTCAGTGAAAAGTGGACCAGACCAACGATGATCAAAGTACACTAG
- the LOC128255877 gene encoding lysM and putative peptidoglycan-binding domain-containing protein 3 isoform X1 — MRRNARQQLHNLEDVDPDDVEDIFARPAYDDDEFEDLLPLARRPNGHARLGRYENTLEVKVQEGDTLQALALRFHSSVADIKRLNKIDRENEIHAHRVIRIPVTVHNVLLGNGGFEALPAVHRSGNNSPRHNLEREPAPERNPLEDARQMLDERLLVAAVNASGAQDPDLPSTSRAAGQFYEGAQGAPNDEANMEQPFEENAALLNHMLVDRHAPLVRPIPGPSLSAIDWSGSDCDLSWICLLIFILALCVVIPLVYVIYLAEHPHHNHSAQ; from the exons ATGCGACGCAATGC GCGACAGCAACTTCACAATCTGGAGGACGTGGACCCCGACGACGTGGAGGACATCTTCGCCCGTCCCGCCTACGACGACGACGAGTTCGAGGACCTGCTCCCACTGGCCAGGAGACCCAACGGCCACGCCCGCCTGGGGCGCTACGAGAACACGCTGGAGGTGAAGGTCCAGGAGGGCGACACTCTGCAGGCTCTGGCGCTGCGCTTCCACTCCTCCGTGGCGGACATCAAGCGGCTGAACAAGATCGACCGCGAGAACGAGATCCACGCGCATCGGGTAATCCGCATCCCGGTCACCGTGCACAACGTCCTGCTGGGCAACGGTGGGTTCGAAGCCCTGCCCGCAGTCCACCGGAGCGGGAACAACAGTCCCAGGCACAACCTGGAGCGGGAGCCAGCCCCCGAACGCAATCCCCTCGAGGATGCGCGCCAAATGCTGGACGAGCGACTCCTGGTTGCGGCGGTGAACGCCTCAGGCGCCCAGGATCCCGACCTGCCATCGACGAGCAGAGCGGCTGGGCAGTTCTACGAGGGAGCCCAGGGTGCGCCCAATGACGAAG CAAATATGGAGCAACCCTTCGAGGAAAATGCCGCTTTGCTGAACCACATGCTGGTGGACAGGCATGCTCCGCTGGTGCGTCCCATCCCTGGACCCTCTTTGAGTGCCATCGACTGGTCTGGATCGGATTGCGACTTGTCCTGGATATGTCTGCTGATCTTCATACTCGCCCTGTGTGTCGTCATACCGCTGGTCTACGTCATCTACCTGGCGGAGCATCCGCATCACAATCACAGCGCCCAGTAG
- the LOC128255877 gene encoding lysM and putative peptidoglycan-binding domain-containing protein 4 isoform X2 has protein sequence MRRNARQQLHNLEDVDPDDVEDIFARPAYDDDEFEDLLPLARRPNGHARLGRYENTLEVKVQEGDTLQALALRFHSSVADIKRLNKIDRENEIHAHRVIRIPVTVHNVLLGNGGFEALPAVHRSGNNSPRHNLEREPAPERNPLEDARQMLDERLLVAAVNASGAQDPDLPSTSRAAGQFYEGAQGAPNDEVFKYR, from the exons ATGCGACGCAATGC GCGACAGCAACTTCACAATCTGGAGGACGTGGACCCCGACGACGTGGAGGACATCTTCGCCCGTCCCGCCTACGACGACGACGAGTTCGAGGACCTGCTCCCACTGGCCAGGAGACCCAACGGCCACGCCCGCCTGGGGCGCTACGAGAACACGCTGGAGGTGAAGGTCCAGGAGGGCGACACTCTGCAGGCTCTGGCGCTGCGCTTCCACTCCTCCGTGGCGGACATCAAGCGGCTGAACAAGATCGACCGCGAGAACGAGATCCACGCGCATCGGGTAATCCGCATCCCGGTCACCGTGCACAACGTCCTGCTGGGCAACGGTGGGTTCGAAGCCCTGCCCGCAGTCCACCGGAGCGGGAACAACAGTCCCAGGCACAACCTGGAGCGGGAGCCAGCCCCCGAACGCAATCCCCTCGAGGATGCGCGCCAAATGCTGGACGAGCGACTCCTGGTTGCGGCGGTGAACGCCTCAGGCGCCCAGGATCCCGACCTGCCATCGACGAGCAGAGCGGCTGGGCAGTTCTACGAGGGAGCCCAGGGTGCGCCCAATGACGAAG TGTTCAAATATCGATAG
- the LOC128255871 gene encoding 26S proteasome regulatory subunit 7 has translation MPDYLGDDQRKVKHDEKEDKEIKSLDEGDIELLKTYGQSQYHKSIKSIEEDIQKAVKQVNELTGIKESDTGLAPPALWDLAADKQILQNEQPLQVARCTKIINADSDDPKYIINVKQFAKFVVDLADSVAPTDIEEGMRVGVDRNKYQIHIPLPPKIDPTVTMMQVEDKPDVTYSDVGGCKEQIEKLREVVETPLLHPEKFVNLGIEPPKGVLLFGPPGTGKTLCARAVANRTDACFIRVIGSELVQKYVGEGARMVRELFEMARSKKACLIFFDEIDAIGGARFDDGAGGDNEVQRTMLELINQLDGFDPRGNIKVLMATNRPDTLDPALMRPGRLDRKVEFGLPDQDGRSHIFKIHARSMSVERDIRFDLLARLCPNSTGAEIRSVCTEAGMFAIRARRKVATEKDFLEAVNKVIKSYAKFSATPRYMTYN, from the coding sequence ATGCCGGACTACCTGGGCGACGACCAGCGCAAGGTAAAGCACGACGAGAAGGAGGACAAGGAGATCAAATCGCTGGACGAGGGCGACATTGAGCTGCTGAAGACGTATGGCCAGAGCCAGTACCACAAGTCCATCAAGAGCATCGAGGAAGACATCCAGAAGGCGGTGAAGCAGGTGAACGAGCTGACTGGGATCAAGGAGAGCGACACTGGCCTGGCGCCGCCCGCCCTCTGGGATCTGGCCGCCGACAAGCAGATCCTGCAGAACGAGCAGCCCCTTCAAGTGGCCCGCTGCACGAAGATCATCAACGCGGATTCCGACGACCCCAAGTACATCATCAACGTGAAGCAGTTCGCCAAGTTCGTGGTGGACCTGGCCGACTCGGTGGCCCCCACCGACATCGAGGAGGGAATGCGCGTGGGCGTCGACCGCAACAAGTACCAGATCCACATTCCACTGCCGCCCAAGATCGATCCCACGGTGACCATGATGCAGGTCGAGGACAAGCCGGATGTCACCTACAGCGACGTGGGCGGCTGCAAGGAGCAGATCGAGAAGCTGCGCGAGGTGGTGGAGACGCCGCTGCTGCACCCGGAGAAGTTCGTCAATCTGGGCATTGAGCCGCCCAAGGGAGTGCTGCTGTTCGGCCCACCTGGAACGGGCAAGACGCTGTGTGCCCGCGCCGTGGCCAACCGCACGGACGCCTGCTTCATCCGCGTAATTGGCTCTGAGCTGGTGCAGAAGTACGTAGGCGAGGGCGCGCGTATGGTGCGCGAGCTCTTCGAGATGGCGCGCTCCAAGAAAGCCTGCCTCATCTTCTTCGACGAAATCGACGCTATCGGTGGCGCTCGTTTCGATGATGGCGCCGGAGGCGATAACGAGGTGCAGCGTACCATGTTGGAGCTTATCAACCAGTTGGACGGCTTCGATCCGCGCGGAAACATCAAAGTGCTGATGGCTACCAACAGACCCGACACCCTGGATCCGGCGCTGATGCGTCCCGGCCGTCTGGACCGCAAGGTGGAGTTCGGCCTGCCCGACCAGGACGGTCGCTCGCACATTTTCAAGATCCACGCCCGCTCCATGTCTGTGGAGCGCGACATTCGCTTTGATCTGCTGGCGCGCCTCTGTCCCAACTCGACTGGTGCCGAGATCCGATCGGTGTGCACGGAGGCGGGCATGTTCGCCATTCGGGCGCGTCGCAAGGTGGCCACTGAGAAGGACTTCCTCGAGGCCGTCAACAAGGTTATCAAGAGCTACGCCAAGTTCAGCGCCACCCCCCGCTATATGACCtacaattaa